The sequence TGGTGGGAAAGGATGAAAGAAAGGGGGACTGCTGCTGCACAAGGGCCGCCGCTGAAGTACGGCTATAACGGAGGAGGTTACAGTGGCGCATCTGGAATCCCTACAACGGTGGCCAGGGTGAGCAGCGTGCGCTGCCACGTGCCAGATCTCGGCCGAACAAACCGAGGCCTGCCACGAGATCTGTTGACCACCGATTATGTCACTTTGGGCGGCAGTTGGGCTGGGCGCGCTTCACGATATATGCGCGGTTTTTAACCCAGGCCGATTTCTACCATAAAACTCTCCGTAGGCCAGATATCGCGTGCTGGGGGCCTTCGAGGTCACGCCCCGGCTCGGCCCGCTAACGCCTGGGACGACAGTAACGAACCCCTGACCTTCCGCCTCTTCGATCATCCAGCAATCACCATCTTCGTCGCCGCGGCGGATGCAAACCAAAGTAGATGGCGCAATCTGTGCGGGCGTCTGTCTCTCGAACATTCGTCGCCGCTGCACCGCGATACAAATAGTTACAAATCGCCGATGATGGGTCCGCTTCATGCCTGGATCCGGGTGGCAGAGTCGTTCCCCTATGGGCGTGTCTGTTCAACGACCCGATCGGCAAGCGCCAGCGTGAAACGCAAGATCGAAGAGGAGTGCCAAGAGGCGACGTAGTGACCGGCAGACGTCGGAGAGTTGAGCACCTACTGTCGGAGCGACCCGGCCAGGTAGAATGGGAACGTCCCGGTATCTTCCGGTCTGCGCCTTCACCAGCAAGTCGTCGAAAGTCGTACCCAGCCCGAAGGATAAACCACAGGTCCTACGAAATCTTTCGGCGGTGCGACCAGATGGCTGCAGCGATCTTGGTAGCGCCGATGTTTTCGATACAATCTACAATGACTCGATCAATTCTGATGTGCTCGCCGTACTAGGGTCAAAGTCTTGCACCAAATCTATCTTCAATGGGGCATCGGTATCTGGTTCGAGGAAGATTTCTCTGACATGTTCTGTGTGCGGCGCCATCGCTCCGGAACGACAACCCAGACCGGCCCGCCAGTTGAGAATCAATACGTCGGTCTCTCGCGCAAACCCAGATCGTCAGGGTGAACAGATCGAGGTCTACGCTGGCGCGGTGATAAAAATGGAACGCAACCAGGGCCGTACCCCCCAGGAAGAAACGTTCACCGCCTCGGTAGCGAAGAAACGTTCGAGCACGCTCGCCTGGAAGCGGTGTGAGCCAGGAGAGACGAGATCGGAACGGTGTGCGTTATACGTAGTTCGTCCACTTCTCCAGCGCGTAGATTCCTGCTCACAAATCCTGCGCCGCCAGAAAGCGTAGGTTCTCGAAGTTTAAACGGATGTCAGCCACTGTCAGATGGCATGGTCTATCGTCCCAACCGGCGTGTCCCAGGATGGGCTGATGATCGAGCTTTTTCGAACGGCGTGCCACCCCGAAGAAGGGCACGGACTTCTTCGTCCGTGATCTCGTAGTCCCAAAAAGAAATACGGTCGCTTTATTAAGCACGTTGACAGTTGTACACATAGGAACCTCAATCATTCTAAGCCTGTTTTCGACACAGCAAATGTTTCCTATACAGCAGCTTGTGGCAGCGCCTGATGACCTGCTACCTGGGTGTCAGTAGGCTAAGCGCCACACAGTGAAATTGGCAAGTTGTCGGCGTAGGCCCGCCAGTTTGACACCCATGGATGGCCATCGTGCAATCTCACTCAACTGACCGACCGGTCGGTAAGAGAAGCGAAGGGTGTGACCTTATTGCCGCAACAACATTTAGGAGTGACCCTCTGTGTACAGCGTTCTCTTGACGCTTCATTCGATTGTTCGTTGGCTTCATCGCCTTGGCGGCGTTGGCCTCTGGCGAAGCCGCGCCTATGGGCGAGTTGCGAGGCGGCCAGAGCGCAGACTGCGCTCGACAAGCGCCTGGGCATCATCTTCACCAGCTTGATGGACACGCGAGGCTCCTCATTGGCCTTAACAACTCTGCTTTACTTCTACAGCCCCATCACCCTGGCCGCCTGCGGCCGGGCGAATATCCATAACCCGGTAATCGCTTCTTTGCCGTTGACCACCTGTTCGCCATGCTGATTGCCGTCGTTCTGGCGCACATCGAGCAGGCGCAGGCAAGGCCGACGGCGACAAACAGCGCCAAATTTCGCCAGGGTGCCATCTTCTTCGGTCTGGCGATCGTGCTGCTGCTGTCTCCATCCCGTGGCCCTTCTCCCACTGTGGCGGGCCGTGGCTGCGTCTCAGTTAACAATTGTTGCACGGGTCTCCGACCTCATGCAACTTCTTACGCCCTCAGAAGGTGACCATCTGTTTCGTCACCCAGGGCTACCTACGGCCTCTCCATGCATGTAGAAATTGCCAGAAACGGTGGGGGGTCCAAGGGCTGGTCTGCTATCGACTTTCAAAGATGAGAAGACCTGCTGGGCGATCTCCACCGCGTGCCTGGACGGACGCCCGAAACGCGTGCTGCTGTGGAGTTGCTGCAGCAGGCGGCGGGTCCACCCGCAACCGAAGGTGCGCAACCTGATGCTTGCCATCTTTGCACCAACCGCCGGAGCAACGCGCTGATTCGCCTGGCTGGCCAGGAGATGCCGCAGTTGACCGGGAGAGCTTGTTCGGCGCGGTTTATTACGTTTGCCTTGGGCGGGACCCATTTCTGCGCAACGGCATCGCCAGCGGGGGAATTACGCTGGACATTCGTAGCCACCTGGCTCTTGTCGGGTTGGTAACACCCGTTCTTCTACCCGGCGCACAGCGAGCACGAACTGGGCGCGCTGCTGTTGATCTGATGATTGATATGTCTTCTTCGATGGCGCACGCGACTAACAGTAACTTTGGGTTAGAAATTCATAACAACAAAGGTTGCCAAACCACTACTACTGCTGCGACTGTCTCCACGGACGCCGCTGACGGCTTGAACTGAGGTGCTTCCATCTTCATCATCGATTTGACCTCGGTCTGACAGATCTGACATCATTCCTTGCTGCTCTATGCTACGCCACCTCGTTTGAGCGCTGATCGGCCTGCTGGGGGCGGCGTACCCGGTGATGCAGTTCATCGGCGCCCCACTGCTGGGGCGGCTCTCCGACCGCTTCGGGCGGAGGCCGGTACTCGTCATCAGCCAGATCGGGACGTTCGCGGGCTTCATCGTGCTCGGCTTTGCCGATGCGCTCTGGCTGCTCTTCCTCGCCCGGCCTGATCGACGGCTCTCCGGGGCGAACATCTCCCACCGCGCAGGCCATGATCAGCGACAGCACAACGAGAAGACCCGCACACAGGGGCCGGGCTGATCGGCGCTGGCCTTCGGGCTTGGCGTCGTGATCGGCCGGTCATCGCCTTCGTCTCGCTGGCCGCCAGCGGCAACAACTACCATGTTCCCGCCTTTGTCACAGCGGGCTTCTCCTGCTCTCGATCCTGCTCACCATCTTTTGGTTTTGAGGGAAGCTCCCTGCAGAGCGCCAAGGCGCTGGCCGCAAAGCGGTCGGAAGGAGGCCAGAAGGCTGCAACCCCTCGGTCATGTTCGCGCTGGCCACCCCGAGGTCGGCCTGCTGCTGGTACTGACATGTTCGCGCAACTCGTCAGCCTTCGG is a genomic window of Candidatus Amarolinea dominans containing:
- a CDS encoding MFS transporter gives rise to the protein MQFIGAPLLGRLSDRFGRRPVLVISQIGTFAGFIVLGFADALWLLFLARPDRRLSGANISHRAGHDQRQHNEKTRTQGPG